One region of Paenibacillus polymyxa M1 genomic DNA includes:
- a CDS encoding sensory rhodopsin transducer, whose amino-acid sequence MGKPEQSQEKAANQPRGSLFWVIPDGYIPPESRGELLSHESICVLNCGNRAAKLSIDIYFEDREPLEGMIEVVEGRRTRHIRTASLEKSGERIPPGIPYAITVTSDVPIIVQYSRLDTTQPELALMSVMAYPV is encoded by the coding sequence ATGGGAAAACCTGAACAGTCTCAGGAAAAGGCGGCTAACCAGCCGCGAGGAAGTTTATTCTGGGTCATCCCCGATGGATATATTCCACCGGAAAGCCGGGGAGAGCTGCTCAGTCATGAGAGTATATGTGTGCTGAACTGTGGAAACCGTGCGGCAAAGCTGAGCATAGACATTTATTTTGAAGACCGTGAGCCGTTGGAGGGAATGATTGAGGTGGTGGAAGGAAGACGAACCCGCCATATCCGAACAGCCTCGCTGGAAAAGTCCGGCGAACGGATTCCGCCAGGTATTCCTTACGCAATTACGGTCACTAGCGACGTGCCTATCATTGTACAATATAGCAGACTGGACACGACACAGCCGGAGCTGGCGTTAATGAGTGTCATGGCGTATCCGGTCTAG